A single genomic interval of Argonema galeatum A003/A1 harbors:
- a CDS encoding DNA-binding protein yields MMKTLFLAWQDANSGDWFPIGKLTFDGKMYEFAYTKGILEAIEKCGFEPLYSLPDLNKVYRSVELFPLFSNRVLSRSRPNYKNFVELLNLPQHEDDPITLLARSGGQKATDKFEVFPCPERDENGLYHIHFFVRGLRHLPPGSLDRINHLRKNEPLLLVHDFQNRSDRKALMLRTNETFLGDLYPVGYCPRYLVDDAFNFIGQNPELVHIHVERVNPAPTPLQFRLLCNMTAPWPDDFHPFSSPMYQLIRADIATASMAN; encoded by the coding sequence ATGATGAAAACGCTTTTTTTGGCTTGGCAAGACGCAAACAGTGGAGATTGGTTTCCCATCGGCAAATTAACATTTGATGGAAAAATGTACGAGTTTGCTTATACAAAAGGTATCCTTGAAGCCATAGAAAAGTGTGGATTTGAACCACTATACTCATTGCCAGATCTGAATAAAGTATACAGATCTGTTGAACTTTTTCCTTTATTTTCCAATCGAGTGCTGTCGCGATCGAGACCAAACTACAAAAATTTTGTGGAATTGTTGAATCTACCTCAGCACGAAGACGATCCCATTACGTTGCTAGCTCGTAGTGGTGGGCAAAAAGCAACAGATAAGTTTGAGGTATTTCCCTGTCCAGAACGGGATGAAAATGGATTGTACCACATCCACTTTTTTGTACGTGGATTGCGACATTTACCACCAGGATCTCTCGATAGAATTAACCACCTTCGGAAGAATGAACCATTGCTTCTGGTTCACGATTTTCAAAATCGTTCCGATCGCAAAGCATTGATGTTACGGACAAACGAAACTTTTCTAGGCGATTTATACCCTGTAGGTTATTGCCCTCGCTATTTGGTAGATGATGCTTTCAATTTTATCGGCCAAAATCCAGAACTTGTACATATCCATGTAGAGCGCGTTAACCCAGCACCAACGCCGCTACAGTTCCGTTTGTTGTGCAATATGACTGCGCCTTGGCCTGATGATTTTCACCCGTTCTCTAGTCCAATGTATCAGCTAATCCGTGCTGATATTGCAACTGCAAGTATGGCTAATTAA
- the cynS gene encoding cyanase has product MMIPEITKQLLNAKKERKVSFADLEKLLGRDEVWIAAVIYRQASASLEEANKLVEALGLGAIYAKELTEYPVKGLGPIVPTDPLIYRFYEIMQVYGMPLKEVIHEKFGDGIMSAIDFTLDVEKEEDPKGDRVKVIMNGKFLSYKKW; this is encoded by the coding sequence ATGATGATTCCAGAAATAACCAAACAACTTTTAAATGCCAAGAAAGAAAGGAAAGTCAGCTTTGCCGATTTGGAAAAGCTTTTGGGACGAGATGAAGTATGGATTGCCGCAGTAATTTATCGTCAGGCAAGTGCTTCACTAGAAGAAGCAAATAAATTAGTTGAAGCTTTAGGACTAGGCGCGATTTATGCTAAAGAACTGACGGAATATCCTGTGAAAGGATTGGGGCCGATCGTTCCCACCGATCCTTTGATTTATCGTTTTTATGAAATTATGCAAGTTTATGGAATGCCTCTCAAAGAAGTCATTCACGAGAAGTTTGGCGATGGAATTATGAGTGCGATCGACTTCACTTTAGATGTGGAGAAAGAAGAAGATCCGAAAGGCGACAGAGTGAAAGTAATTATGAATGGGAAGTTTTTATCTTACAAAAAATGGTAG
- a CDS encoding phosphoserine transaminase has product MSESLTPPTTKPRVPHFSSGPCAKRPGWSVSQLQNACVGRSHRSEDGKAKLAEVIDRSKKILGVPSDYRLGIVPASDTGAVEMALWSLLGQRPLDILAWESFGQEWVKDVVEELKIADLRLLKAPYGSLPDLSQVDFSHDVVFLWNGTTSGVRVPNGDWIADDRQGLTICDATSAAFAMDIPWHKLDVVTYSWQKVLGGEAQHGIIVLSPRAVERLQSYEPTWPIPKIFHLAQKGKLIEGIFKGDTINTPSMLCVEDALDGLKWSESVGGLPGLIGRSEANLSAIAKWVEKSNWADFLAEKPEIRSCTSICLKIIDAWFTNLSAEDQAKFANKLAKLLEKQQVAYDIAPYRAAPPGLRIWGGATVETADIEALLPWLDWAYATVKAEAVPVG; this is encoded by the coding sequence ATGTCAGAATCTCTTACACCTCCAACAACCAAGCCTCGCGTTCCCCATTTCTCCTCTGGGCCTTGTGCCAAACGTCCGGGCTGGTCTGTTTCTCAGCTTCAAAATGCCTGTGTTGGTCGTTCCCATCGTTCTGAAGATGGCAAAGCCAAACTGGCAGAAGTGATCGATCGCTCCAAGAAAATTTTAGGCGTTCCCAGTGATTATCGTCTAGGTATCGTTCCGGCTTCCGATACTGGCGCAGTAGAGATGGCATTGTGGTCGCTACTGGGACAAAGACCCCTCGATATCCTGGCATGGGAAAGTTTTGGTCAGGAATGGGTGAAAGATGTCGTAGAAGAGTTGAAAATAGCCGATTTACGCCTGCTGAAAGCGCCCTACGGCAGTTTACCGGATTTAAGCCAAGTTGATTTTAGCCACGATGTCGTGTTTTTGTGGAATGGCACTACATCCGGCGTTAGAGTTCCGAATGGGGATTGGATCGCGGACGATCGCCAAGGATTGACTATTTGCGATGCGACATCGGCTGCTTTTGCGATGGATATCCCTTGGCACAAATTGGATGTCGTGACCTATTCTTGGCAAAAAGTGTTGGGTGGAGAAGCACAACATGGTATAATTGTTCTCTCTCCTCGCGCAGTGGAACGACTGCAAAGCTATGAACCGACTTGGCCCATACCCAAAATCTTTCATCTAGCCCAAAAAGGGAAGTTAATCGAGGGTATTTTTAAGGGCGATACGATCAATACACCCTCTATGTTGTGCGTGGAAGACGCGCTGGATGGACTCAAATGGTCAGAAAGTGTTGGCGGTCTTCCTGGTTTAATTGGCCGTAGCGAAGCTAATTTGAGTGCGATCGCTAAATGGGTTGAAAAGAGCAACTGGGCTGATTTTCTAGCCGAAAAACCCGAAATTCGCTCTTGTACTTCCATTTGCTTGAAAATTATCGATGCTTGGTTTACTAACCTGAGTGCGGAAGACCAAGCCAAATTCGCGAACAAGTTGGCGAAACTGCTAGAAAAGCAGCAAGTAGCTTATGATATCGCCCCCTATCGCGCTGCGCCACCTGGATTGCGAATTTGGGGAGGCGCAACGGTAGAAACCGCAGATATCGAAGCTTTACTTCCTTGGTTAGATTGGGCTTATGCGACTGTGAAAGCGGAAGCTGTACCTGTAGGTTAA